A region from the Janthinobacterium agaricidamnosum genome encodes:
- a CDS encoding GFA family protein: protein MKKTYHGSCHCGAVRFAAEIDLAAPSLRCNCSYCLKIRCWASQVPPADFRLLAGEGDLSAYRFGAGRERHYFCRHCGVHPFGYGDSPRSGPFVGIGVNCLDDAAAAELARVPVTFVDGWHDDWDRPPQETGHL from the coding sequence ATGAAAAAAACCTACCATGGCAGTTGCCACTGCGGCGCCGTGCGCTTCGCGGCCGAGATCGACCTGGCGGCCCCCAGCCTGCGCTGCAACTGTTCCTATTGCCTGAAAATCCGCTGCTGGGCCAGCCAGGTGCCGCCCGCCGACTTCCGGCTGCTGGCCGGCGAAGGCGACTTGAGCGCATACCGCTTCGGCGCCGGCCGCGAACGCCACTATTTTTGCCGCCACTGCGGCGTACACCCGTTTGGCTACGGCGATTCGCCCCGCAGCGGCCCATTTGTCGGCATTGGCGTGAACTGCCTCGACGATGCGGCGGCGGCCGAGCTGGCCCGGGTGCCCGTCACCTTTGTCGATGGCTGGCATGACGACTGGGACAGGCCGCCGCAGGAAACAGGGCACTTGTAA
- a CDS encoding ABC transporter ATP-binding protein, which translates to MSNINFGPHFERLRLLYPVRWRIAAGLLCMALTVGAQLAFPQAIAYFIDNVTALTRHGVTPGMVAAMLAFSVLYALASAARFYLLQSSGHMVVMGVRRRLFDVVINQPIAFFDKHHGGELNSRLTSDVSALHESLTIGAANALRSLCVFLGGIAMLLQLSPMLSLPLALFIPISLYLGKLSGSNYRQRARAISATLAASGKVAQEYFAHARLVQAFNQQGGAMARYAQAMRELLEVSLAGTRLLAVFQGAQGLLAFAALLTTLCFGAHLIGQGRLSVGELTAFVIYASMVTDTAGSISEFWNTWMRTMGSTDRIFEILRSHRAVPEAPPQPPLAGHIALRDVRFAYPERVQVAALDGVSLSIRAGEKIALVGASGAGKSTIASLVLGHYKMDAGSLQFDGIDAQVLGVTQLRRQMAVVEQEPALFSGSIADNIAFAVPDRVVAREAMVAAARLAHAHDFIAAFPDGYDTLVGERGVQLSGGQKQRIAIARAILRAPKILILDEATSALDAASEQLVQRALDALMQGRTTIIIAHRFSTIVKADRIIVMDKGRICQQGTHAELLRAGGQYARLMQQQLSQFQQLHDSTATL; encoded by the coding sequence ATGAGCAATATCAACTTCGGCCCGCATTTTGAACGCCTGCGCCTGCTGTACCCCGTGCGCTGGCGCATTGCCGCCGGCCTGCTGTGCATGGCCCTTACCGTGGGCGCGCAGCTGGCCTTTCCGCAAGCCATCGCGTATTTCATCGACAACGTGACCGCCCTCACCCGGCACGGCGTCACGCCGGGCATGGTCGCCGCCATGCTGGCCTTCAGCGTGCTGTATGCGCTGGCCTCGGCCGCGCGCTTCTACCTGCTGCAATCGAGCGGCCACATGGTTGTCATGGGCGTGCGCCGGCGCCTGTTCGACGTGGTGATCAACCAGCCCATCGCCTTCTTCGACAAGCACCATGGCGGCGAGCTGAACAGCCGGCTCACGTCCGACGTGTCGGCCCTGCATGAAAGCCTGACCATCGGCGCGGCCAACGCCCTGCGCTCGCTGTGCGTGTTTTTGGGCGGCATCGCCATGCTGCTGCAGCTGTCGCCCATGCTGAGCCTGCCGCTGGCCTTGTTCATTCCCATCAGCCTGTATCTCGGCAAGTTATCCGGCAGCAATTACCGGCAGCGCGCGCGGGCCATTTCGGCCACCCTGGCCGCCAGCGGCAAGGTGGCGCAGGAATATTTTGCCCATGCGCGCCTGGTGCAGGCGTTCAACCAGCAAGGCGGCGCCATGGCCCGTTACGCGCAAGCCATGCGGGAGCTGCTGGAGGTGTCGCTGGCCGGCACGCGGCTGCTGGCCGTGTTCCAGGGCGCGCAGGGGCTGCTCGCTTTTGCTGCCCTGCTGACCACCCTGTGCTTCGGCGCCCACCTGATCGGCCAGGGCCGCCTGAGCGTGGGCGAGCTGACGGCCTTTGTCATCTATGCCAGCATGGTGACGGACACGGCCGGCTCCATCAGCGAGTTCTGGAACACCTGGATGCGCACCATGGGCTCGACCGACCGCATCTTCGAGATCCTGCGCAGCCACCGTGCCGTGCCCGAGGCGCCGCCGCAGCCGCCGCTGGCGGGCCACATCGCGCTGCGCGACGTGCGTTTTGCGTATCCCGAGCGCGTACAGGTCGCGGCGCTCGACGGCGTCAGCCTGTCCATCCGCGCAGGCGAAAAGATCGCCCTCGTCGGCGCCTCGGGTGCGGGCAAGTCCACCATCGCCAGCCTGGTGCTGGGCCACTACAAGATGGACGCGGGCAGCCTGCAATTCGACGGCATCGACGCGCAGGTGCTGGGCGTGACGCAGTTGCGGCGCCAGATGGCCGTGGTGGAGCAGGAGCCGGCCCTGTTTTCCGGCAGCATCGCCGACAATATCGCCTTTGCCGTGCCGGACCGGGTCGTGGCGCGCGAAGCGATGGTGGCGGCGGCGCGCCTGGCCCATGCCCACGATTTTATCGCGGCCTTTCCGGACGGCTACGACACCCTCGTGGGCGAACGGGGCGTGCAATTATCTGGCGGACAGAAGCAGCGCATCGCGATTGCCCGCGCCATCCTGCGCGCGCCGAAAATCCTGATTCTGGACGAGGCCACCAGCGCGCTCGACGCGGCCAGCGAACAGCTGGTGCAGCGCGCGCTCGACGCGCTGATGCAAGGACGCACCACCATCATCATCGCCCACCGCTTTTCCACCATCGTCAAGGCCGACCGCATCATCGTCATGGACAAGGGCCGGATTTGCCAGCAAGGCACGCACGCCGAGCTGCTGCGCGCGGGCGGCCAGTATGCGCGGCTGATGCAGCAGCAGCTGTCGCAATTCCAGCAGTTGCATGACAGTACGGCCACCCTGTAG
- a CDS encoding MauE/DoxX family redox-associated membrane protein encodes MLTALLSDIARCCIALLLLAASVGKLRSYGEFRGNLATSFGLPPAAAAWAAPALVAAELLLAGWLLAGGARLPMLLSLLLLSTLTAVLAWRYFTHSVVRCSCFGEAARPVSQYDLLRNALAVGINGSYFALAQDAALPVATTVLAAGLAAIACVAIISLHDIATLAKAG; translated from the coding sequence ATGCTGACGGCATTACTGTCTGATATTGCGCGCTGCTGCATCGCCTTGCTGCTGCTGGCGGCCAGCGTGGGCAAGCTGCGCAGCTACGGGGAATTTCGCGGCAACCTGGCCACCTCGTTCGGCCTGCCGCCCGCCGCCGCTGCCTGGGCCGCGCCAGCCCTGGTGGCGGCAGAACTGCTGCTGGCCGGCTGGCTGCTGGCCGGCGGCGCCCGGCTGCCGATGCTGCTGTCGTTATTGCTATTGAGCACCCTCACTGCCGTGCTGGCCTGGCGCTACTTCACGCACAGCGTGGTGCGCTGCAGCTGCTTCGGCGAAGCGGCGCGGCCCGTCTCGCAGTACGACTTGCTGCGCAACGCGCTGGCGGTGGGCATCAACGGCAGCTACTTTGCGCTGGCGCAAGATGCGGCCTTGCCCGTCGCCACCACTGTATTGGCGGCCGGCTTGGCGGCCATCGCCTGCGTGGCCATCATTTCCCTGCACGACATCGCCACCCTGGCAAAGGCCGGATGA
- a CDS encoding type 1 glutamine amidotransferase family protein, whose amino-acid sequence MTRAITILTENFADWETALLNSTARLYYGFYTQFATPGGLPVTSSGGMLVTPQLALEDIVLEELDLLMVCGGSHWQSGKAPDLGPLLRAARDKGVVLAGICDGTRVLAQAGVLDTVRHTSNSAGNLLETGYAGAALYQDVPWAVADQRIITAPGTAPVTFTKEVLRALGIADDNLTAYLAMHGSEHGQAAAAR is encoded by the coding sequence ATGACACGTGCCATTACCATACTGACCGAAAACTTTGCCGATTGGGAAACCGCCCTGCTCAATTCCACGGCGCGCCTGTACTACGGCTTTTACACGCAGTTCGCCACGCCAGGCGGCTTGCCCGTCACCTCGTCCGGCGGCATGCTGGTTACGCCGCAACTGGCGCTGGAAGATATCGTGCTCGAGGAGCTCGATTTGCTGATGGTGTGCGGCGGCAGCCATTGGCAAAGCGGCAAGGCGCCCGACCTGGGACCCCTGCTGCGCGCGGCGCGCGACAAGGGCGTGGTGCTGGCCGGCATTTGCGACGGCACGCGCGTGCTGGCGCAGGCGGGCGTGCTCGACACCGTGCGCCATACGTCCAACAGCGCGGGCAACTTGCTGGAAACGGGCTATGCTGGCGCCGCCCTGTACCAGGACGTACCGTGGGCCGTTGCCGACCAGCGCATCATCACGGCGCCCGGCACGGCGCCCGTCACCTTCACCAAGGAAGTCTTGCGCGCCCTGGGCATCGCCGACGACAACCTGACGGCCTACCTGGCCATGCATGGGTCCGAGCACGGCCAGGCCGCAGCGGCGCGCTAA
- a CDS encoding serine hydrolase domain-containing protein yields MKPRLPSVLLVMALAAVAAPVTSLAIAAPASPSQASRAEQEIAAFVRSEMRERQIPGLQLAVIRHGKVVLKRNFGLASLQYQVPVTDASLFSINSATKAFAGVAVMQLVQEGKIDLAAPIGQYLTGLPAAWQSVTVTQLLNHTSGLPDVLDQRSGKLVGPQPDDAAAAWSAVQALPVEAPPGQRYRYNQTNYVLLAQLIERQNGQPFTDFIRHRQFDVAGMRHSGFGDAKDVVANKASSYVLDRGGNGYRNVIEDFPVFMRAGAGINSNAGELVNWLIALQSGRLLAPASVERLWQPTSLNDGKPAPWALGWPTIGRDGHRAVAGIGGGRSAFYVYPDDGLAVIILSNLAGGQPEQLIDTIAGFYVPGLRQQRGGAYAAHLLRNKAASTGFEGLEQKLAAIRRQHGLPAPADDDLNAWGYRLLGRQQPKQAVAVFQLGVQLYPQGANGHDSLAEAYEADGATALAVTHYRRSLELDPGNTHAVARLRVLSPD; encoded by the coding sequence TTGAAGCCACGCCTCCCGTCCGTCCTGCTCGTCATGGCGCTTGCCGCCGTGGCAGCTCCCGTCACCTCGCTCGCCATCGCCGCCCCCGCCAGCCCATCGCAGGCATCGCGCGCGGAACAGGAGATTGCCGCCTTTGTGCGCAGCGAAATGCGGGAGCGCCAGATTCCCGGGCTGCAGCTGGCCGTGATCCGGCACGGCAAGGTCGTGCTGAAGCGCAATTTCGGCCTGGCCAGCCTGCAATACCAGGTGCCGGTGACGGACGCCAGCCTGTTTTCCATCAACTCGGCCACCAAGGCGTTTGCGGGCGTGGCCGTGATGCAGCTGGTGCAGGAGGGCAAGATCGACCTGGCCGCGCCCATCGGCCAATACCTGACGGGGCTGCCTGCAGCCTGGCAATCCGTGACGGTGACGCAATTGCTCAACCATACCTCGGGCTTGCCCGACGTGCTCGACCAGCGCAGCGGCAAGCTGGTGGGGCCGCAACCGGACGACGCCGCTGCGGCGTGGAGCGCCGTGCAGGCGCTGCCCGTGGAAGCCCCGCCAGGCCAGCGCTACCGCTACAACCAGACCAATTACGTGTTGCTGGCGCAATTGATTGAGCGCCAGAACGGCCAGCCCTTTACCGACTTCATCCGGCACCGGCAGTTCGACGTGGCCGGCATGCGGCACAGCGGCTTTGGCGATGCGAAGGACGTCGTCGCCAACAAGGCCAGTTCCTACGTGCTGGACCGGGGAGGCAACGGCTACCGCAACGTGATCGAGGACTTTCCCGTCTTCATGCGCGCCGGGGCCGGCATCAACAGCAATGCGGGCGAACTGGTCAACTGGCTCATCGCCCTGCAGTCGGGGCGCTTGCTGGCGCCCGCCAGTGTGGAACGGCTGTGGCAGCCGACCAGTTTGAACGACGGCAAGCCGGCGCCGTGGGCGCTGGGCTGGCCCACCATCGGCCGTGATGGCCACCGCGCCGTGGCCGGCATCGGCGGCGGCCGCTCGGCCTTCTATGTGTATCCCGACGATGGCCTGGCCGTCATTATCCTGAGCAACCTGGCCGGCGGCCAGCCGGAACAGCTGATCGATACCATTGCCGGCTTTTATGTTCCCGGACTGCGCCAGCAGCGGGGCGGCGCGTATGCCGCGCATTTATTGCGCAACAAGGCGGCCAGCACGGGCTTTGAAGGGCTGGAGCAGAAACTGGCCGCCATCCGGCGCCAGCATGGGCTGCCCGCACCCGCCGACGACGACCTGAATGCCTGGGGCTATCGCTTGCTGGGCCGGCAGCAGCCGAAACAGGCGGTCGCCGTCTTCCAGCTGGGTGTGCAGCTGTATCCGCAAGGGGCGAATGGCCACGACAGCCTGGCCGAAGCGTACGAGGCCGATGGCGCCACGGCGCTGGCCGTCACGCATTACCGCCGTTCGCTGGAGCTGGACCCGGGCAACACGCACGCCGTGGCGCGTTTGCGCGTGCTTTCCCCGGATTAG
- a CDS encoding ATP-grasp domain-containing protein, with translation MHKKVLIISHSGDLHADLVATILADRGHAPFRIDLDAFPRDYQLCQRMLGGQASARLRRLPDGDWLDLRQVGAVWLRKAADYAYASADLTPQERAYARLETEQAIFSVLYSLDCYWLSHPLALRGAQWKGEQLARAARMGFRVPATVITNVPDDVRAFRATVGGPIIFKSMSTPSLAAEAVEDVDRISAGLGTTIVDDAMQGSLDAVSELSCQFQEYIAKQYELRVTVIGQQLFAARLYSQDDARTAIDSRDMSAPIRYEAATLPDDIRQRCLAFVHSYGLEYGALDLIVTPEGEYVFLENNPVGQFLYVQQLVPALPLLESVATTLIEGALCRSQT, from the coding sequence ATGCATAAAAAGGTATTGATTATCAGCCATAGCGGCGATCTGCACGCCGACCTGGTGGCAACGATTCTCGCCGACCGCGGCCATGCCCCCTTCCGTATCGATCTCGACGCCTTTCCCCGCGATTACCAGCTGTGCCAGCGCATGCTGGGCGGCCAGGCCAGCGCGCGGCTGCGCCGCCTGCCCGACGGCGACTGGCTGGACCTGCGCCAGGTGGGCGCCGTCTGGCTGCGCAAGGCGGCCGACTACGCCTATGCCAGCGCCGACCTGACGCCGCAGGAACGCGCCTATGCCCGGCTGGAAACGGAACAAGCCATCTTCAGCGTGCTGTACAGCCTCGATTGTTACTGGCTCAGCCACCCGCTGGCCCTGCGCGGCGCCCAATGGAAGGGCGAACAGCTGGCGCGGGCCGCGCGCATGGGTTTTCGCGTGCCCGCCACCGTGATTACCAACGTGCCCGACGACGTGCGCGCTTTCCGCGCCACCGTCGGCGGCCCCATCATTTTCAAGAGCATGTCCACGCCCAGCCTGGCAGCCGAAGCCGTCGAAGACGTGGACAGAATCAGCGCCGGCCTCGGCACCACCATCGTCGACGACGCCATGCAAGGCAGCCTGGACGCCGTTAGCGAGCTGAGCTGCCAATTCCAGGAATATATCGCCAAGCAATATGAATTGCGGGTCACCGTAATCGGCCAGCAACTGTTTGCCGCTCGCCTGTATTCCCAGGACGATGCGCGCACGGCCATCGATTCACGCGACATGTCGGCCCCCATCCGCTATGAAGCCGCGACCTTGCCCGATGACATACGGCAGCGCTGCCTCGCTTTCGTGCACAGCTATGGGCTCGAATATGGCGCGCTGGATCTCATCGTCACGCCCGAAGGCGAATATGTTTTCCTGGAAAACAATCCTGTTGGTCAATTTCTATATGTGCAACAACTGGTGCCCGCCTTGCCCCTGCTGGAAAGCGTGGCCACTACCCTGATCGAAGGAGCCTTATGCCGCAGCCAGACCTGA
- a CDS encoding immunity protein Imm33 domain-containing protein, whose amino-acid sequence MTELISETQQRICDKFGLPAQAPETMVALAIGSLAQSPIYGTRIVLPENGTISWFIHCGEHDDASGFYQALHAEHLHEMLPQVVDYLALPSGAKFILDRQGYEDVWLEE is encoded by the coding sequence ATGACTGAACTGATCAGCGAAACACAGCAACGCATCTGCGACAAATTCGGCTTGCCGGCGCAGGCGCCCGAAACTATGGTGGCCCTGGCCATCGGCAGCCTGGCGCAGTCGCCCATCTATGGCACCCGCATCGTGCTGCCGGAAAACGGCACCATCAGCTGGTTCATCCACTGCGGCGAACACGACGACGCCAGCGGCTTTTACCAGGCCCTGCATGCGGAGCACCTGCACGAGATGCTGCCGCAGGTGGTCGATTACCTGGCCTTGCCCAGCGGCGCCAAGTTCATTCTCGACCGGCAAGGGTATGAAGATGTGTGGCTGGAAGAGTAA
- a CDS encoding SDH family Clp fold serine proteinase — MPQPDLSQIPHQLRELELARDSRAIVLAASHLDMELLPALYELCQDIGPVARLDVVLHGRGGIVNAARRIALLLRRHARHLSFIVPFHCQSAATLLALGADEIIAGDLALFSPIDPQLDGADGGSMSSLDIKVFGDMAQQWFGVDAGEARQQSLSLLCGSIFPPSLTAFYRTTLELAQIGEELLAWQLPDATQEARRAIVAQLVTGYHSHNYALTREELARLGLNMARDAQAERLGWAISTQLQAHIGGALRSAPDEPWNDALLASRDGVQLRRQRPGGFAPLWTTQTGAAC; from the coding sequence ATGCCGCAGCCAGACCTGAGCCAGATTCCCCACCAGTTGCGCGAACTGGAACTGGCGCGCGACAGCCGTGCCATCGTCCTGGCCGCCTCGCACCTGGACATGGAACTGCTGCCCGCCCTGTATGAACTGTGCCAAGACATCGGCCCCGTGGCGCGCCTCGACGTGGTGCTGCACGGACGGGGCGGCATCGTCAACGCGGCGCGGCGCATCGCCCTTCTGCTGCGCCGGCATGCGCGCCACCTGAGCTTTATCGTGCCCTTCCACTGCCAGTCGGCCGCCACCTTGCTGGCCCTGGGCGCCGATGAGATCATCGCCGGCGACCTCGCCCTGTTCTCGCCCATCGACCCGCAGCTCGATGGCGCCGACGGCGGCTCCATGTCCAGCCTGGACATCAAGGTCTTCGGCGACATGGCGCAGCAGTGGTTCGGCGTCGATGCCGGCGAAGCGCGCCAGCAATCCTTGTCCCTGCTGTGCGGCAGCATCTTTCCCCCGTCCCTGACGGCCTTTTACCGCACCACGCTGGAACTGGCGCAAATCGGCGAGGAATTGCTGGCGTGGCAATTGCCCGATGCCACGCAAGAGGCGCGGCGTGCCATCGTCGCGCAATTGGTGACTGGATACCACTCGCATAACTATGCCTTGACGCGCGAAGAGCTGGCCCGGCTGGGCTTGAACATGGCGCGCGATGCCCAGGCTGAACGGCTGGGCTGGGCCATCTCGACCCAGTTGCAGGCGCACATAGGCGGCGCCCTGCGCAGCGCCCCCGACGAACCGTGGAACGATGCGCTGCTGGCCTCGCGCGACGGCGTGCAGCTGCGGCGCCAGCGTCCGGGCGGCTTCGCACCGCTGTGGACCACGCAAACGGGGGCAGCATGCTGA